The following coding sequences are from one Catharus ustulatus isolate bCatUst1 chromosome 30, bCatUst1.pri.v2, whole genome shotgun sequence window:
- the LOC117008647 gene encoding feather beta keratin-like: protein MSFSSQLSSRCSAPCAVSCPQPCASAWSQPCVTSCGDSRAVVYPPPVVITFPGPILSSCPQESIVGSAFPQGIERPTGLQGSLVYGGCFSSSSSFRNVWSQRAGGCGPC from the coding sequence ATGTCCTTCTCCAGCCAACTCAGCTCCCGCTGCTCCGCTCCCTGCGccgtgtcctgtccccagccctgcgcGAGCGCctggagccagccctgtgtcacctcctgcgGCGACTCCCGGGCTGTGGTTTACCCTCCTCCCGTGGTCATCACCTTCCCGGggcccatcctcagctcctgcccccaGGAGAGCATCGTGGGATCCGCGTTCCCGCAGGGAATCGAGCGCCCCACGGGGCTGCAGGGCTCGCTGGTTTATGGAGGatgcttctcctcctcttcctccttcaggAATGTCTGGAGCCAGCgcgccgggggctgcgggcccTGCTGA